GGCATATATGCCGGGAGACCGCCTGCAAAACAAAAAAGCTTACGGACAATCCGTAAGCTTCTTCTTTCCTATGGTGCGGTCGAGTGGATTTGAACCACCACGAGGTTGCCCCCGCCAGCCCCTCAAGCTGGTGCGTCTGCCGTTCCGCCACGACCGCGAGTAAAAGGATATCCTGTTTTTTTGCCTAAAACCGAAGCCCAAAGATTTATGGTGCGGTCGAGTGGATTTGAACCACCACGAGGTTGCCCCCACTAGCTCCTGAGGCTAGCGCGTCTGCCGTTCCGCCACGACCGCGTTTCATCCTTGAGCCGCCGTTTTTGGCGACAAAATTATCTTACCACAAGCCCCTGTCTCAGTCAATACCTTGTCTGCTACCTTTTTTTGGTCAGGCCCCACTCGCGCGCGTTCCAGAGATTGCCGGCCTGAGTCGGGTTAGGCTTATAGTTTACCACCGTATCGCGCACCGCGTCAACATTCGAGCGGAAATACAGCGGAATAACCGGGACCTCCTGCGCCAAAAGCTCCTGAACGCGCAGATACGCCTGCCGCCTCGCCCCCACATCCACCAGCCGCGCCCCCTGCTCGGTCAGGCTGTCCACCTCGGCATGGCGCCAGCCGGCATAATTCTGCCCCTGCCAATTATTGCCCGCCCCAGGGATATTGCGCGAATGCCACAGACTGACATTATCGGGATCCAGCCCCGCCACCCAGGCGAACATCGCCGCCTCGAAGCGGCGGGCCCTGAGCACGTCGCCGAAAAACGCCGGCACATCCACCAGCCGCACCGTCGCCTCCACGCCCGCCTCCTTAAGCTGCTGCGCCACCTCGTTGGCCACCGCCTCGCGCGTCTTATTGCCAGACGTCGTCACCAGATTGAAAGACAGGCGTCGCCCGTCCTTCGCGAACACCCCGTCCGCCCCCGGCTTAAAGCCCGCCTGCGCCAGCAGCTCCCTCGCCGCCGCCACGTCGCGGCCCGGCGGCTTCACCGTCGGGTTATACGCCCACGACAGGGGCGACTGGTCGCCCGTCGCCACGCTGGCCGCGCCTTTCACCACATTAGTCACGATCGCCTGACGGTCCAGCGCCAGCGCTATCGCCCGCCGCACCCGCGCATCCTGGAAAAGCGCGTTGTCAAGATTGAAATCGAGATGCTCCCAGATCATGCTCGGCGTCATCACCGCCCGCACCCCGCTCACCGCCCTCACCTGATCCAGCTGGGCGCTGCCCACGTTGCTGACGATATCCACCTCGCCGGCCTTGATCTGCGTAAGCATGATATTGCTGTCCGGAATGATCTTGTACACGATGCCGTCCAAGTTCGGCCGGCCCTTGAAATACGCCGGATTGGCCTCCAGCACGATCGCTTCGGCCAGGCGCCACTCCTTGAACTTGAACGGCCCCGTCCCCACCGGCGCGCGGTTAAAGGGCGCCTTATTCACATCCTCCGCGTTTGCCAGCAGATGCCGGGGAAGAATCGTCGTAAACAGCGTCAAATACGGCGCGTAATACTGCCGGAACCGCACCACCACCGTCAGGGCGTCGGGCGTATCCACCGCGCTGATCCTGTCATAGCCGTCGCGGGAAACCACGTTAACCCGCCTGTTCATTATCAGCTCCCACGTGAACTTCACATCCGCCGACGTGAACTGCCGCCCGTCGTGCCAGGCGACCCCCGGCCGCAGGCGATACGTCACCGTCAGGCCGTCCGGGCTGACGCCGCCGTTCTGCAGCGTCGGCACATCGCTCGCCAGATCGGCCAGCCACTCGCCCTTGTCGTTCACCTGCACCAGGCCGCTGAAAACCAGGCTGCCCACCTCGGCGGTCGCCACCAGGTCGGAAAGCATCGGATTGAGCGTGTTCGGCTCCAGCAGACTGCCGTAGATCAGCTGCCCGCCCGGCTGCATCATCGCGGGCGTCGGCGCCGCCGGCGCCTCCGGGCGCCCCGCCTTCTCGCGTCCGCAGCCCACAGCCAGCAGCGCAATTATCACCATAAAGGCAATCACATATCTCCCGTACCTCAAAACCCAACCTCCCAAGTTCACCATGATGTGCTGCCGGAAGCGGTTTAGTAGGCTCCAGCTGCAAGGCGGACCGAGGACGCGCCGCGACGCGTACTCGGACGTACGCTAGCAAGCGCCCGCAGGGCCAACGCCGCAGATGGACCTAATAAGCCGCTTCCCCCTTATCTGCCATACAAATCTCTATACCGCTCGCGGGCCGATAAAACCTTCTTCACATACTCCCTCGTCTCCTTATACGGTATCCTGTCGATGTCCCGGAAGCCGCGCTCCCAGCCCATCTGGCGCATCCACTGGTTCACATTGCCGCGGCCGCCGTTATACGCCGCCAGCACCAGGATCTCGTTCTCCCTGAACTCCTTCTTCAGCGACGCCAGGTACCACGCCCCGAAACGGATGCTCGTATCCGGGTCGTTCAGCATCCCGGGCTGAAAACCCTCCTGGTCCACCTGGCTCGCCACCCACTGCCCCGTCTCGGGCATCATCTGCATAAGCCCCATCGCCCCCTTGGGCGAGCGGGCGTTCGCGACGAACTTGCTCTCCGTGCGGATAACGGCCGCGATCAGAAAAGGATCGACCTCATACTCCGTCGCATAGAAAAACACCTTTTCCCGGTACGGGAAAGGGTAGATATATTCCCGTTGAAACCAGTCGCTCTGGTACACGATAAAGCCGGCCGCCGCCGCCAGCATCGCCAGCAGCGCCAGCACAGCCACAGTGGTCTTGCGCAACATAATCACTCCGTCATCCATGCTCCCTATAAACTATGTTCGTTGGTACCGATTAATGTCGCCTATCTGCCGCCGGCCGCCCCGCGCCACGCCGCAGCCACCTGCACGGCCGTGTCCTGCGGATCGCCGCTGTTGTCGATAACAATATCCGCCCGGCGGGCCTTCTCCTCCAGGCTCATCTGCGCCGCCACGCGGGCCGCGGCCTGCGGGGCCGTCAGCGAATCCCGCGCCGTCAGGCGGCTAAGTTGGGTGGCCGCATCCACGTACACCACCCACACCTCATCCACATACCTGTCCCAGCCGGCCTCGTACAAAAGCGGCACATCCAGCACCGCCACAGCGCAGCCTTCCCGCTCCGCCGCCGCCAGCGCCTCTTTGGCCGCCGCCGTGATGCGCGGGTGGGTTATGCTCTCCAGAGCGGCCCGCGCCGCGCTGTCGGCAAACACCAGCTCGCCCAGCTTCGCGCGGTTTAGCGAGCCGTCGGCCAGCAGAATATCCCCTCCCAGCCAGGCGACAATCTCCGCCAGGGCCGGCCGGCCGGGCTCCACCACCTCGCGGGCGATAGCGTCGGCGTCGATCACCCTCGCCCCCAGCTCCCGCAGTATCCTGCTCACCGTACTCTTGCCGCTGGCGATGCCGCCCGTCAAACCGATAACGCGCACGCCCTTATCCTCCTCAGTGCTGGCACTGCGGGCAGTAATGCGTGCCGCGCCCGGCCACTTCGGAGCGGGCGATCGGCGTGCCGCACACACTGCACGCCTCGTTCTTGCGCCCATACACCTTCAGGTGATGCTGGTTGCTGCCCTTCTGCCCCGCCCCGTCGCGGTAATCGCGGAAAGTCGTGCCCCCGTGTTCGATGCCCTGGGCGATCACGGCGTTAACCGCGCCGTAAAGCCGCGCCGCCTCCTCGTCCGTCAGGTCGGCCGCCGGCCGCTCCGGCCGGATACCCGCCAGCGCCAGCGCCTCATCCACATAGATATTGCCCAGGCCGCCGATCAGCTTCTGGTTGAGCAGCAGCCCCTTGATCGTCACCCGCCGGCCCGCCAGGCTTTCCCGGAAATACTCCGGCGTGAACTCCGGCGACAGCGGCTCCGGTCCCAGCGTCGCCAGACCCGAAATGCGCCACAGCTCGTCCGTCGGCAGCACGTACAGCGTCCCCAGCGTGCGGCTGTCCGCGTACAGCAGCGCATCGCCGCCGTCAAGCGTGAAAACCACCCGCGTGAAGCGGTCGGAGGGCGCCCCCGGCGCGGCATAATAAAGCCGCCCCGTCATGCGTAGATGCACCACCATCACCTTATCGTTGTCCAGATGAAACAGCAGATACTTGCCGCGGCGATCTAGCCGCGTAATCACCGAATCCGTCACCACCGCCCGGAACTCCTCCGGAGAAGGCCACTTCACCAGGCGCGGCAGCAGCATATTCACATCCGTGATCCGCCGGCCCGTAACCTTATCGGTCAGCGTGCGGCGAATTGTCTCGACTTCCGGCATCTCCGGCATATATATCCTCCGTCTACTTGGCTTCCGCCCAGTTTTTCCCGAACTTGATATCGGTCGTCAGCGGCACCGCCAGGCTCGCCGTGCCTTCCATCGCCTCGCGGACGATCGCCGCCGCCCTGTCCCGCTCCGCCGCCGTCACCTCCAGCACCAGCTCGTCGTGCACCTGCAGCAGCACGCGGCTCTTCAGCCCGGCGTCCTTCAGGCGGCGGCAGACCTCCACCATCGCCTTCTTGATAACATCCGCAGCCGTCCCCTGGATCGGCGTATTCATCGCCGTCCGTTCGGCGAACGACCGCTGGTTGAAATTCGTGCTGTTGATCTCCGGCAGATAACGCCGCCGGCCGAACATCGTCGTCACATAGCCCTTCGCGTGGGCGCCCGCGATCATTTCGTCGATATAGCGCTTCACCCCCGGATAGCGGGCGAAATAACTGTCGATATACTCCCCGGCCTCCTTGCGGCTCACGCCCAGGCCCTGCGACAGGCCGTAATCGCTGATGCCGTACACAATGCCGAAATTCACCGCCTTGGCCCGCGAGCGCATCAGCGGCGTCACCGCCGCCTCGCTCACCCCGAACACCTCGGCCGCCGTCGCCGTATGGATATCCTTGCCCACCCGGAAAGCCTCGATGAGCCCGGCGTCTCCCGACATATGGGCGAGGATCCTCAGCTCGATCTGCGAATAATCGGCCGACAGCAGCATATCGTAACCCGCGTCCGGCACGAACAGCTCGCGGATCTTACGGCCCGCGTCCGTACGGACGGGGATATTCTGCAAATTGGGGTCCGAGCTCGACAGCCGGCCCGTCGCCGTGACCGTCTGGTTGAAACTCGTGTGCACCCGGCCGCTCGCCGGATTCACCAGCGCCGCCATCCCGTCCAGATAAGTCGACTTCAGCTTGGTCAGCACCCGGTACTCCAGCAGCTTATCGATCAACGGGTGCTCGCCCGCCAGCTTCTCCAGCACCTCGGCGTCGGTCGAATACCCCGTCTTCGTCTTCTTCAGCACCGGCAGCTTCAGCTTTTCGAACAAAATCACGCCAAGCTGCTTCGTCGAATTGACATTGAACTCCTCGCCGGCGATCTGGTAAATATCGGCCAGCAGGCCTTCCACCTTGCGGCCGATCTCGCCCGCCATCACGGCCAGGCCCGCCGTATCCACCTTTATGCCTGTCTGCTCCATAACCGCCAGCACCTCGACCAGCGGCAGCTCAATATCGTAATACAGCCTGTCCACGGCCGCCTCAGTCAGCAGCCTGTCCAGGACCGGCTTCAGCTCGCCCGATGCCGCCGCGGCCCACGCCGCGTAATCCGGGTGGCTGCGCCACTCCTTCTCCGGCCACGCCGCCGCCTTCCCCAGATACCGTTCCGACAGCCCCGTCAGCGGATAATCGCTCGCCGTCGGATCGAGGAGATACGCGGCCAGGAAAACGTCGAACGTCAGCCCCGCCAGCGGCTTCCCGGCCGTCAGGCACGCGCTCGTCAGCGTCTTGCCGTCATAAGTTATCTTGCCCACATTCGCGTCCGCCAACAGCGCGAGCACCTCGCCCCAGCCCTCCGTCCCGGCCGGGACGAAAGCCGTGCGGCCCCCCGCCGCCATCCCGAGGCCCGCGAACGTCACCTCCGGCACCTGGCCGTCCGTCACCGCGTGGCAGCGCAGCAGCCCCTCGCTGCGGGCGGCGGCCACAAGCTCCGCCACCAGCGCCGGCCTGTCCGCCACCGGCGCGGGCGGCGGCGCGGTAGGCCCGGCGGCCTCGGCCGCCCCGGCGCCGGGGAATATGCTGTCCAGCTTGGCCAGCAAGCTCTTGAACTCGAACTTCGTAAACAGCTCCCGCACCTTCGCCGCATCGGGCGCCGGCGTATAATCCTCAGGCGCGTCCGGCAGCGGCATATTGCACTCGATCGTCGCCAGCTTCTTCGACAGCACCGCCAGCGCCGCGTTCTCGCGCAGCTTCTCCTGCAGCTTCGCCCCCGGCGCCTTATCTATATTCGCCAGCAGATTCTCCACCGACCCGAACTCGGCGATCAGCTTCGTAGCCGTCTTCTCGCCCACCCCCGGCACCCCGGGGATGTTATCCGACGCATCGCCCATCAGGCCTTTCAGATCGACCACCTGCTCCGGCGTCACCCCATAATGGGCATACAGCGCCTCGCGGTCATAAAGCGCCATCTCCGAAATCCCTTTGCGGGTCAGCATCACCTTCGTCGCCGGGCCGATCAGCTGCAGCGCGTCGCGGTCGCCGGTCACGATGATCACCTCATAGCCGCCCTTCGCCGCGCGGCAGGCCAGCGTGCCGATAATATCGTCCGCCTCGAAGCCCGCCTCCTCCAGCACCGCGATCCCCATCGCCGCCAGCAGCTCCCGCACCAGCGGGAACTGCTCGGCCAGCTCGGTCGGCGTCGCCTTGCGCTGCGCCTTATACTCCGCATACTGTTCGTTGCGGAACGTCACCCGCCCCTTGTCGAAAGCCACCGCCACCGCGTCCGGCTTCACATCCGCCAGCAGCTTCACCAGCATCATCGTAAACCCGTACGCCGCGTTCGTATACTGTCCGGCCGCCGTCGCCAGCAGCGGCAGCGCGTAAAACGCCCGGTGCACCAGGCTGCTGCCGTCGATTATCACAAACTTACCGGACATAAAAAACACCACCTGTAAACATCATTAGCTTAACTGTTATAGTATTGGCTAGTCCCCCACAAATCCCTCTCTGATTTCCCGCTCCTGAATCTTTAATCTAACAAAACCAAAAGGCGGGAACTAATCGTTCCCGCCCTTCTCTATGAACGGATAAGTCAATTCTACGCTCCGCGCCTCCTGATTCCAGTACACATACGCCCCGAACACGTCGTAAACCTTCGTCAGTTGGATATACGGCGCCCCGCCGACCAGTACCGCCGGCGCCTTCGTCCCCTGCACGCTCAGCGCCCCGTCCGCCTCCTGCGCCACCTTCCGGCCGAGAGCCTCCGCAACCGCCGTCACCGGCACCGCCAGCACGCCCTCCACCACCTGCACGTCGCCCGCCAGCGGCCGGCCGTTCAGGAACAGGCTCACCACATCGACCGCCAGCACATTCTCCTCCTCGCGGAAAACCTGCTGCCCGCCGAACAGCGCGTGGGCATCGGCGGCCGCCAGATAAACCCGCTCGCCGATCACCGTCCCCGGCACCGCCCGTTTCGCCCCCCGCGCCAGCCGCCCGCCCTCGTCCCAGGCCACGCCCGCGCCGAGCGCCGCGGCCACCGGCCACAGCGGCACATACATAACCCCCTTCAGCGTCACCGCCCGCTCCACCAGCGTCTTGCCGTTAACCCGCACATTGTGGACGCGGGCGAACACCACCTGCCGGTCGGCCTCCTCGGCGACCATCGCCGCTATCTCCCCGTCAGTCAGCAGATCGCCCAGGCCGCGGGCGGCGAGGGCATCCCGCACCTCGCCCGCCGTCAGCCCATGCCAGCCGTAGATATCGGGATAAACCCCCAGCGAAACCTCCCCGTTGCTCTCCACCCTGATCTTGAACCGTTCGTAAGTCACCCTCACAGGCGTCCCGTAAGGCGCCACCTCGTAAAGCTCCTCCACATCCGCCTCGTGCATCCGGATGCACCCGTTCGACACGGCCAGGCCGATCGCCCAAGGGGCGTTGGTGCCGTGGATGCCGTACAGCGGCGCGAACCCCATCCAGCGGTACCCCAGCGGATTATGCGGTCCCGAAGGAACCACCTCCCCTGTGCGGGGAGGAAACCACCACGGATCCACCTCCTTCTCGAAAATCGCGAAACTGCCGAGCGGCGACGGCGTCGACGGCTTGCCGATCGCGACCGGATATGTCTTCACCAACGTGCCGCCCGCGAAAAACTCCAGCGTCCTGCTGGGCAGATTGAGCACAATGCTCGGCGACGCCAGATCGGGATTCAGCCTGGCGGCCGCCGGCGCCAGGCAAACGAAAAAAACCAGCGCGGCCAGCACCGCCACACGCGACAAAGCCAAGGACATCCCTTCCTAAGAGTTAGTGACCGCTAACAATGACCACTAACTTTATATGAAGGTATCCTTGGCCTATATTCCATATTTGGGTCGTTCAGAGCTCATTGCAGATTCAAAATCTGCTGATGCGCGCCGGCCATCCGTCTCCTCCGGTTGTCGAAGATCGGCAGATACACGTGCACCTTCGTGCCCGTCTTCTCGTCCGAACTGACGTTGATAAAGCCGCCGTGCTCGGTAACGATCCGGTGGGCGGTCGGCAAGCCCAGCCCAATCCGGTCGAGCTTCGTGCTGTAGAAAGGCTCGAACACCCTCGACAACAACTGCGGCCCCACCCCGACACCCGTATCGGCGATTGCCGCCACCAGCATATTAAGCTCCGCGTTCAGCCACGACCGGATCGTCAGCGTCCCCTGCTCCGGCATCGCCTCCATCGCGTTCTGCAGGATATTCACCATCGCCTGCTTCAGCAGATTGCCGTCGGCGGTCAGCGTCGGCAACCCCTCGGCAAGGTGCTTGTCGATCGCCACATTCTCCCCGCCCATCTGCTTAAAAACCAGCATCAGCGCTTCCTCCAGCAGCCTGTTCACATTCACCCCCGGCGACCTGCTGACTGGCGGCTTGGCGAACAGCACCAGCTCCTTCACCACATTGTTGATATACGAAACTTCCCCCAGCAGCATCTCCAGCACCTCGCGGCGCACACTGCAGCGGTCGTCCTCCACCCTGTTCATCATTACCTGCAGATACCCGCTCAGCGTCGTCAGCGGCGCACGCACGTGATGGGCTATTCCCGCCGCCAGTTCCCCGAGCGACATCAGCATCTGCGTCGTCTGAATCTGCTTCAGCGTCGCCTTCAGCGCCGAAATATCCTGCACAATGACAATGACCCCGTTCACCCCGCCGCCGCTGTCGCGCAGCTTGAGGCTGTCCACATGGACGAAAGCCGCCTGTTCGTGCATGGCCAGTTTGACGTTCGCGGCATAAAAATCCTCATATTCGGACACGGCGAACGTCTTCAGAAACTTCTCGCCGCAGTGCCGGAAAGCCTCGTCGGCCCGCTTGCCAAGGACCTCCGACCGTTCCAGGCTGAAAATTCGCTCCGCCTCGCGGTTGAGATTCTTGACCTGCAGCATCGCGTCAAGATGCATAATCCCCGCTTTGCCGGTTTCGAAAAAATCGCCGAAATCCTCTTCCCGGCCCAGATAAACGACCTTGTTGTCCCAGGCTTCTGCCGAATACACCGACCAGTCAACCCCTTTGTAACGTTGCTTGTCCAAGTCATAAATATCATTCTTGTAAGTATTTGTATTTCCTGCCTTCGACCAGCAAATTGTTTTCGTAAAAAAACGACATAATATTCGCCTCCCATCGCGGCAATTTGTGCAAATAATCACATAAACCCTTATAAATACAGGAAATAATCACAATAATTACCCACTTTAATTCGACATAACACGTATATCATTCGCCATTATTCGACGTTATTCAACACAACATCGTCCATCGCCCTTTTTCATGCGCCTCCCCGCGCACCATTCGACAAAAGCTGCCGATAAAGTACAAGGGCTCAGCCATCGCCGAGCCCCCCTCGTCATCCCCCGATATACTTCTGCCGGAAATACCCCGGATCGATCCCGTCCGGCACCACCGCGTGGAACCGCAGCCACTCGCTGCCGCCCACCTCCTTCGACAGCAGATACGTCTTCACCGGAAAATCGCGGTCGTCGACAAACATCAGCTCGTCGGTATCGAGCGCCTCCTCCATATCGTCGCGGGAAAAATCCTCGCTGTAAAAATACTGATCCACCGACAGCAGGCTGCCGTCGTCGTCATAAACCGCCCCGAAATACACCGCCCCGCAGTCCACCGTAAACTCGTACTCGCCCGTCACCGCCGGCGCGCGGCTATCGAGGAAAACCCCGCTCACCGGCACCCGGCTCATCTTCATGCTCATCCTGGCCCCTCCTTTGCTACAGCAAATTATGGCCGGATTCTCCCCCTCTTATGCATCACACGCTCCAGCGCGTAGTGCTGCCGCGGTCGGTCGGCACGATCTCCAGCCGCGCCTCGATACGCTCCTTCAGCTCAGGCACATGGGAAATAATCCCCACAAGCCGCCCGCTCGTCTGCAGCTCCACCAGCGCCTGCATCGCCATATCCAGAGCCTCCGGGTCCAGCATCCCGAACCCCTCGTCCACGAAAATCGTGTCAAGGTACACCCCCCCGGAATAACCCTGCACAACATCGGCCAGACCGAGAGCCAGCGCCAGCGACGCCAGGAAAGTCTCCCCGCCGCTCAGCGTCGCCACATGGCGGGCCACCCCCGTCCACGCGTCCTCGATCTCGATATCCAGCCCACCGGCCATCCCTTTATGGAGCGGGTCGTCCATCCGCCGCAGCGCATAGCGCCCGCGGCTCATTTTTTTCAGCCGCGCGTTCGCCACCCCCGTCACCTCATCCAGCAGCGCCTGCAGTACAAAGCGGTGGAAACTCACCCGCAGCGGATTCTGCCCGTTCGCCACCTGCGCCAGGCGGCCCAGCACCGCGTACTCCGCCTCGCGGGCCGCCCTCTCCGCATCCATCGCCTTCAGCTGCTCTAGCCACCCCTGCTGCTTGCTCACGCCCTCCTGCAGCCTGGCCTGCTCGGCCACCATCGCCTCGCTCGCCGCCAGCGCCGCCGCCACCGCAGCCTCCGCCGCCGCGACCTCCGGCCGCTCCAGGCCAGCCGTCGCCAGCTCCGCCTGTCGCACGCGGTCGCGGGCCACCGCCAGCGCCGCCTCATACTCGGCCACCGTCCGCTCCAGCTCTCCGGCCGCCGCGTCCGTCCGGCCCGCGGCCGCGAAATCCGCCTCATCGGCAAACCCCGCTTCCGCCAGTCGCGCGGCGAACCGTTCCCGTTCCGCCGCCGCCTGAGCGCCGGCAGCCGCCATGCCCAGCCGCGCCGCCGTCAGGCCCGCGGCCAGCCCGCTCACCCGCGTCGCCGTATCGGCCGCGGCCCGCTGCGCCCCTTCCCAGGCCAGATCCAGAGCGTCCCGGCGGGCCGTCGCGCGCGCCAGTTCCTCCTCCAGGCGGCCCGGCGCCCTCAGCTCGGCCGGCACCGCCTTCTCCCGCTCCGCCAGCACCGCCCGCGCCTCTCCGGCGGTCTCTCTGGCGGCCCTAGCCGCCGTCTCCGCCTCAGTCAGGCCCTTCTCGCGGTCGTCGGCCTCACGCTCATAAACAGCCAGTTGCTGCTCGCACCGCGCCAGCTCCGCCGCCGCCTGTCTCGCCTGCGCCAGCTCGGCGGCAGCCGCCCTGGCGGCCAGGCGCAGACTGTCCACGCTCTCCTGCGCCCGCTCGCCCACAAGCTCCCGGAGGTTATTGCCCCTCGCCGTCACCTCGCCCAGCGCCAGCGCCGCCTCCGTCAGCTCGGCGCGCCTGGCGGCCGCTTCCTCCTCCAGGCCGCGGACCGAAGCCTGCTCGGCCTCCAGCGCGGCCGTATCCGGCACCTCCGCGGCAAAATGGGCGGGAGCCGGATGCTCAAGCGACCCGCACACCGGGCACGCCTCGCCGGGCGCCAGTTCCCGCGCCAGCCGCGCCGCCTGCCCCTGCCGCCACCTCCGGTCGGTCGCCGCGCAGCGTTCTCTCGCCGCCGCCAGCGCCTGCTCAAGCTCCGTCACCTTATCGGCAAGCTCCTTATGCCGGCGGGAAGTCGCCTGCCATTCGCCGCGCAGCGCCGTCAGCTGCTCGCAGTTGGCCACAAGCTCGGCGGCCTCCTTCGCGGCGTTCTCCAGCACCGGCGCCCTGAAAGCCCCGGCCAGCAGCCGTTCCCGCCGCTCCCGCGTCGTCGCCAGCCTGGCCGCGGCCTCCTCCCGGCCCTTCTTCAGTTCGTCGTAAGCGGCAGCCGCCGCTTTATCCTGCTCCGCCGCCGCCACGAGACCGGCGCGGGCCTGCGCAAGCTCATCCAGCCTGCCGCCCAGCGCCGCCAGCGCATTAACCGCCTCCGCCGCCGCCCGGCGCTCGCCCTCGCGCTGCCTCTCGGCCGTCAGCGCCGCATCGGCCCGTTCCTTATCGGCAGCAGCCGCCGCCAGCGCGCCTTCCGCCCCGGCCAGCGCCGCCGCCGCCTTCTCCTCCTCCCGGCCGCGCGTCGTCACCAGCGCCGCCAGCTCGGCCAGCAGCGCCGCCTGCCTCGCCCGCGCCAGCTCGCGGCGCGCCCCGTCCACCGTCGGCGCCTGCGCGTCCAGCCCCGCCAGAGCCTGCGCCGCCTTCTCCCGGTCGGCAAAAAGCTCCTCCAGCCTCCTGGCCGCCGCCAGCTTCTCCTGGGCG
The sequence above is a segment of the Sporomusaceae bacterium genome. Coding sequences within it:
- a CDS encoding peptide ABC transporter substrate-binding protein, with amino-acid sequence MRYGRYVIAFMVIIALLAVGCGREKAGRPEAPAAPTPAMMQPGGQLIYGSLLEPNTLNPMLSDLVATAEVGSLVFSGLVQVNDKGEWLADLASDVPTLQNGGVSPDGLTVTYRLRPGVAWHDGRQFTSADVKFTWELIMNRRVNVVSRDGYDRISAVDTPDALTVVVRFRQYYAPYLTLFTTILPRHLLANAEDVNKAPFNRAPVGTGPFKFKEWRLAEAIVLEANPAYFKGRPNLDGIVYKIIPDSNIMLTQIKAGEVDIVSNVGSAQLDQVRAVSGVRAVMTPSMIWEHLDFNLDNALFQDARVRRAIALALDRQAIVTNVVKGAASVATGDQSPLSWAYNPTVKPPGRDVAAARELLAQAGFKPGADGVFAKDGRRLSFNLVTTSGNKTREAVANEVAQQLKEAGVEATVRLVDVPAFFGDVLRARRFEAAMFAWVAGLDPDNVSLWHSRNIPGAGNNWQGQNYAGWRHAEVDSLTEQGARLVDVGARRQAYLRVQELLAQEVPVIPLYFRSNVDAVRDTVVNYKPNPTQAGNLWNAREWGLTKKR
- a CDS encoding lytic transglycosylase domain-containing protein, whose product is MRKTTVAVLALLAMLAAAAGFIVYQSDWFQREYIYPFPYREKVFFYATEYEVDPFLIAAVIRTESKFVANARSPKGAMGLMQMMPETGQWVASQVDQEGFQPGMLNDPDTSIRFGAWYLASLKKEFRENEILVLAAYNGGRGNVNQWMRQMGWERGFRDIDRIPYKETREYVKKVLSARERYRDLYGR
- the coaE gene encoding dephospho-CoA kinase (Dephospho-CoA kinase (CoaE) performs the final step in coenzyme A biosynthesis.) codes for the protein MRVIGLTGGIASGKSTVSRILRELGARVIDADAIAREVVEPGRPALAEIVAWLGGDILLADGSLNRAKLGELVFADSAARAALESITHPRITAAAKEALAAAEREGCAVAVLDVPLLYEAGWDRYVDEVWVVYVDAATQLSRLTARDSLTAPQAAARVAAQMSLEEKARRADIVIDNSGDPQDTAVQVAAAWRGAAGGR
- the mutM gene encoding bifunctional DNA-formamidopyrimidine glycosylase/DNA-(apurinic or apyrimidinic site) lyase — protein: MPEMPEVETIRRTLTDKVTGRRITDVNMLLPRLVKWPSPEEFRAVVTDSVITRLDRRGKYLLFHLDNDKVMVVHLRMTGRLYYAAPGAPSDRFTRVVFTLDGGDALLYADSRTLGTLYVLPTDELWRISGLATLGPEPLSPEFTPEYFRESLAGRRVTIKGLLLNQKLIGGLGNIYVDEALALAGIRPERPAADLTDEEAARLYGAVNAVIAQGIEHGGTTFRDYRDGAGQKGSNQHHLKVYGRKNEACSVCGTPIARSEVAGRGTHYCPQCQH
- the polA gene encoding DNA polymerase I, giving the protein MSGKFVIIDGSSLVHRAFYALPLLATAAGQYTNAAYGFTMMLVKLLADVKPDAVAVAFDKGRVTFRNEQYAEYKAQRKATPTELAEQFPLVRELLAAMGIAVLEEAGFEADDIIGTLACRAAKGGYEVIIVTGDRDALQLIGPATKVMLTRKGISEMALYDREALYAHYGVTPEQVVDLKGLMGDASDNIPGVPGVGEKTATKLIAEFGSVENLLANIDKAPGAKLQEKLRENAALAVLSKKLATIECNMPLPDAPEDYTPAPDAAKVRELFTKFEFKSLLAKLDSIFPGAGAAEAAGPTAPPPAPVADRPALVAELVAAARSEGLLRCHAVTDGQVPEVTFAGLGMAAGGRTAFVPAGTEGWGEVLALLADANVGKITYDGKTLTSACLTAGKPLAGLTFDVFLAAYLLDPTASDYPLTGLSERYLGKAAAWPEKEWRSHPDYAAWAAAASGELKPVLDRLLTEAAVDRLYYDIELPLVEVLAVMEQTGIKVDTAGLAVMAGEIGRKVEGLLADIYQIAGEEFNVNSTKQLGVILFEKLKLPVLKKTKTGYSTDAEVLEKLAGEHPLIDKLLEYRVLTKLKSTYLDGMAALVNPASGRVHTSFNQTVTATGRLSSSDPNLQNIPVRTDAGRKIRELFVPDAGYDMLLSADYSQIELRILAHMSGDAGLIEAFRVGKDIHTATAAEVFGVSEAAVTPLMRSRAKAVNFGIVYGISDYGLSQGLGVSRKEAGEYIDSYFARYPGVKRYIDEMIAGAHAKGYVTTMFGRRRYLPEINSTNFNQRSFAERTAMNTPIQGTAADVIKKAMVEVCRRLKDAGLKSRVLLQVHDELVLEVTAAERDRAAAIVREAMEGTASLAVPLTTDIKFGKNWAEAK
- a CDS encoding L,D-transpeptidase is translated as MALSRVAVLAALVFFVCLAPAAARLNPDLASPSIVLNLPSRTLEFFAGGTLVKTYPVAIGKPSTPSPLGSFAIFEKEVDPWWFPPRTGEVVPSGPHNPLGYRWMGFAPLYGIHGTNAPWAIGLAVSNGCIRMHEADVEELYEVAPYGTPVRVTYERFKIRVESNGEVSLGVYPDIYGWHGLTAGEVRDALAARGLGDLLTDGEIAAMVAEEADRQVVFARVHNVRVNGKTLVERAVTLKGVMYVPLWPVAAALGAGVAWDEGGRLARGAKRAVPGTVIGERVYLAAADAHALFGGQQVFREEENVLAVDVVSLFLNGRPLAGDVQVVEGVLAVPVTAVAEALGRKVAQEADGALSVQGTKAPAVLVGGAPYIQLTKVYDVFGAYVYWNQEARSVELTYPFIEKGGND
- a CDS encoding ATP-binding protein → MYSAEAWDNKVVYLGREEDFGDFFETGKAGIMHLDAMLQVKNLNREAERIFSLERSEVLGKRADEAFRHCGEKFLKTFAVSEYEDFYAANVKLAMHEQAAFVHVDSLKLRDSGGGVNGVIVIVQDISALKATLKQIQTTQMLMSLGELAAGIAHHVRAPLTTLSGYLQVMMNRVEDDRCSVRREVLEMLLGEVSYINNVVKELVLFAKPPVSRSPGVNVNRLLEEALMLVFKQMGGENVAIDKHLAEGLPTLTADGNLLKQAMVNILQNAMEAMPEQGTLTIRSWLNAELNMLVAAIADTGVGVGPQLLSRVFEPFYSTKLDRIGLGLPTAHRIVTEHGGFINVSSDEKTGTKVHVYLPIFDNRRRRMAGAHQQILNLQ